Within the Phycodurus eques isolate BA_2022a chromosome 15, UOR_Pequ_1.1, whole genome shotgun sequence genome, the region AATTAAATGGTTTCGACCCCATTTAGCTATTCTTCAGACATGCTATTCGAAGACTGAACCATGTGTATTTGTAGTGGCTGGTAGAAGTGTTTAGGGGTATCGTACGCAGACGAACTGTGAATCCCGTCACGGTTGGAGTCACGTATGACTCACCTCGGACTCTCAATCCATCCCTTGTGCTCAGCTCTGCCACTAATCAGCAGAGCCTATGTGTGAGTATgagggtgtatgtgtgtggtttaAGTGTGGCTTACGTGCATGAGGTTCAAGAAAAAGTTAGAGAATGAAAAgtctgtatgtatgtactgtatgtgtgtcagtgtttgtgtgtattctgGGTTGTTAGACGTCCCCGTTTCTTGGCTTTCTGGAGTGGGGGAATGTGAACAATGCGCACATTGTGTGGAGGGCGGAGTACACAAGGGGTGAGGAGGGGGAGTGCCATGGACGAGTAGAGGGGTAGAAGGAGGAAACAGAGAAAGCTGAATACAACGAAGAAGATTGACATAAGTAGTGTGACGTGCTGAGGTTAATGGTGCGAAGAGTAGTAGGTGGGCATTGCTAACATATGAGCAGGATGGAGAAAAGCTAGAGACTCGAAGGGTATGTTCAGAAGATAACgaccaaataaaagcaaaatgtttgatttaaaCATCTCCTCTCCCATGGTCCTGCAAAAATGACTGTGCTGCAACATGGTTGCTGGCCCAGCAGTTGGCAGTGTCATTTGAACTCTTTAGAATACCTcttgtcagtgtttttttttttaaaaacaaaacaaaaaaacacaaagatgaaTCCTAATCCGTCGCCTGCTTAAACTGCACTGTTTCCCCCCCTTATGACAAAGTAAGAAAAAGACAATAAAGCGAGGAGAGCCTATGAAAAGGGAGCACAAGTTTAGACAAGCAGAACAAATGAAGGCCTACTTAAAAGGAGGAGAGTCAATGAAAGATTGAAGACATATGGTGAGTGTTCTCAGTTACACTTGTCATACATACAGGGTGTTATCCATTTAGCAACAACCCGGACCAGATGGAATTTACCGATTAGACTCACAGTCAAAGGTTCATTTTACAGATTAGACTCACAGTCCAAGGTTCATcaggaaataaaatacaaagaaaacttGAGATAGAGCTGACAAATTAAAAAACTTGATCCAGATGTACCGTGTCCCTTGGACATTTCACTCTGGATAGTTGTAAACCctttaatgaatatttgaaaTGCTAACTTGCTGAACTGGAGCCAGTCTAAAAATAATATGTATCTCTGCTCCTCGTCACTCTCTTCTGAATTTTATAAATGCTGACAAAATTACTACAGCTCATAATTATGATGCTTCGCCTCATCATTGTTGTAATAAGCCTCATAGATTCTGCAGATTTTGatgaaaatcctttttttcccaagaCTTCTGAAAGGTCTGGAAGTTAGTTCTCAAAGAAAAGCAGTAATAATGatcgtgatttaaaaaaacaaaaaaacaaaaacaaacaacaacaacaaaactgtcaTACAGAAATATGGAGTACACAGAGGTTCACAGAAGTCCCTTCAACTGCTGGGAAGACTTTGAGGTAAAAGAGAGCGCCTGACTCACAATCTCGCTTCGAGTTTattccaaaggtgtttgatgggtcAGTGTTCATATGTTATTCCACACAAACTCTGGCACAGTCATGATGGAACAGAAAAGGGACTATTGTAAGCATAGAATTATCCAAAACATCTTGGTggaattaattattaaaatttaGAGGTATCTAAGTGGTCTATACCAACCCTTTatcgattaattaattaaaagagGCATAGCGAAACCTTTGTCAATACAGTGAATATAGTGAGCACACAAAGCTAATTCTACAGCTTcttcaagacttttttttttcattattgccACTTTAGTCATATTTTACTGAACATCCTAGAGAGAGATGTGCATGTGACACTATACCGCTTCCAATTTCTTGTTCTATGGTCATTAtcccatttttcttcttcttcgtctctggtacccttctgtggtgacgccacacacaaagacacgaAGGTCTCATGAGATATGCTTGGAGTCTTACAAGATATGCAAAGGTCTCACACGGCGTCGTGCGCCATGGCCTTTTGAACTCTGTGATTTTGTGAGAAGCAGAAAAATGTTCCTCCCAATTTTTGGTAGAATTTGGAATGGTACAAATTGCCATGTTTGATTTTAAAGATTCATCTGTTCAGGACTTTGGTTGTGCATACTTAAATAATGACTTCATGCAATTTGTGGGTGGTCCTTTCATTTTAGCCTGTCCGACGACTCAcacgtgcgcgcacacgcacacacacgctcacacacacacacgtgcgcacacacacacacacacacacacatacacacacgtgctTCCTAATGTTCTCTGCTTCACTCACACCAAACACTTGAACATTCATTTCAGTTCACATTGGTCTCTATCTTTTCAGGGGAAAAGGAACCACCCTGCAATTGttgcatacaaacacacaccgtTGGACACACAATTCCAGTATCTCTCGCCACAGGCTCCAAGCGTGAATCGAAATGGAAAGTGCACTCAGATGTCACTGCCACTTCCTCTTCCACTTCAGTACAGACAACTGGTCTCAGGCATCTAAAAGCTCATGGCTCCCTCCAGATACTTAATGGCCATAACCCACAGATGACAAGTGGACGAGATGGGCTTTCATCTGTGGTGGTAGTTGTCATAGACTCCACCTCATTATGGATCTATCAGGCATTAGGGCTGCTGCTGTCACTCAGTCTCTCTCCTTTCAGTGCTATTAATGGCCAAGCCATGATTTCCTCTGGAGACACAATGAGTGCAAGTTATAGGAAGATTtggatattttttcaatttaggTTCCATTAAGTTCCATAAAGTAACAGAAACATGGATCGatatactttttttcctgaGTGAAATTTGACCACTGATTGGGCACACTTGCACAATCCAATACAAGACTTGCATCAAAGTTTTTATTCAATATGTACTTTATGAgggttttttatttaattatgttaattTTGGCAGTGGTCTATCTGGAGAACTGTATATCCAAAATGTCAATACTATTTTGTTTACCTTATTTAGTGACATGACTAGGGCATTGTCAGTCAAAAAAGGAGTATTGTAATCTTGAATCAATCTTGGAATTGATGATAATGATGTCTATACTCACTGTTAGTGATATGTGATATGGCCAGCCCTATTTTGGGGGGGCACCCAGTCCACCCAAATCTTGCCTTAGCCCACCCTATGAAGTCATCCtcaaattaatgaaaaaaaaaaaattatacatatataatttatttattagaaaaacatttctgtgtTGATAGAACATGCtttgacattgacaaacaaGTAAACTtcgtgaaaatcggttgagaaatcaGCAATTTATGACTTAATTTCTATGCCCATCGGGCACAtcggttagccgggctgctacagcGCGTTAGAGTatagtcttcatatctatggtcCGAATcgctacacacatttccagctgtgGTAACGCTAATGACCAGGTAATGCTTGATTTACAACCCTGACACAATTTATGAAATGAAACTTGACCACATGGCGATGGTTCAAAGTCTCCTCTTGAATTGCTCTAAGTTATGTGTCTGCACAGTCGGCAGGGGGTTGTAATGGGTGTACTGCTTAgctcaaaatcttaccaagaatattttatttctagtcaGAACCAATTAAAATTAGAcacatcacattaaaaaaaaaaactcagaaaaaaaaaaaaacttactccCGGCAAACTTTTTgtctacttatttcaagtaaataTTAGCTTTAAACAACTGAAAACTATCTAAAAACTatgtgatgtcttttttttaatgattttgagtttttgcagtgtgggtgtttattttcagttaaaaaaacaaaaaaaaaacatggcagtcTCAGGTCGCTTCCATTGCCATAACTAATGTGCTAAATCTAGTTAAAAAATTTACGATAGGACACCTGATGAAAcactgtttgcaaatgtctgcttttcaaCAGATAGACACAcgctattttctttttaagtcaACCAGTTGCAGGTGagagacttaaaaaaaacattatttcatgataatgagtttgtcttcttttctttttgtgtagTTGTTATTTTTCAAGGTCTAAAAACTTTGATCAAATTTCAGAAGGATACTTTCCAAAATTAGGTCACCCGAAGTACTCAACCTAGACTCGCCCCTGCTTACTGTGCTTGGAAAGACTAATATCCAACCTCCACTATGTGTAATTTGTGCTCGCTGTGTGTGagtggtattaatttaacaatatgttctatattgtggttgtagtattTGTTAATTCAATGAATGGAATACATCCATCCCAAACAAACACAGAACTCCATATTGGCCTAACTGGGAAATTGGACACATAAACGAACACGAATAAAGTTTATTGATTAGAACTCTATTATTGGTTGACTGCCATGCCTAACACACACCCATTTCGGCTGAGGGATACTGGGATGTGGTATGCTGCAAAAATCCCCATCCAGTATGTTGGTCAgtactatcttgtctttgtcttgGATTAAGGGTAATAAGTAAGCTACATTTTAACTTTATAGTACAGTGTGGGCAAAAAAATCCATTCAGGAATTTTGTTATGGCCTTAAGATACCCATAAAACTGTTACACTATTTGATGTAACATATCAGGAGCTTGAGATTTTAGGTTTCCTTTGCAGTTAATatgcaacaaacaacaaaagttcCATGGCTTTCAATATGGCTTCTTTACACTGCCTTTTAATGAAGAAAGTATTTACAAAATTGAGTCCAAGAGGGGACGGGGGGTTGGGGTTTACAGTCCTTTTTGTTGACAAATGAGTGGAGTTTGAGAGAGAGgcttcacacaaaaaataaacattcatttttgtgtgcgtgATCTTTTTCTTCTGGTTTTGTTTGTAGCACATTACACCACATTTAGTTTTCTTTAGACACAAAAACATGTTATACTCGATTGTCCCCATGTCCCAAGATATTTAAGAGAGACAAAGTGGCATCTGTATGGgttttctacaaccccaattccaattaagttgggatgttgtgttaaacataaataaaaacagaatacaatgatttgcaaatcatgttcaacctatatttaattgattagactacaaagacaagatatttaatgttcaaactgatcaactttattgtttttagcaaataattattaacttagaatttaatggctgcaacacgttccaaaaaagctggaacagttggcaaaaaagactgagaaagttgaggaatgcttcatcaaacacctgtttggaacatcccacaggtgagcaggctaattggaaacaggtgggtgccatgattgggtataaaaggagcttccctgaattgctcagtcattcacaaggaaagatggggcgaggttcacctctttgtgaacaagtgcgtaagaaaatagtcgaacagtttaaggacaatgttcctcaacttacaattgcaaggaatttagggatttcatcatctacggtccataatatcatcaaaaggttcagagaatctggagaaatcactgcatgtaagcggcaaggccgaaaaccaacattgaatgcccgtgacctgcgatccctcaggcggcactgcatcaagaaccgacatcaatgtgtaaaggatatcaccacatgggctcaggaacacttcagaaaactaatgtcagtaaatacagttcggcgctacatccgtaagtgcaaataaactctactatacaaaacaaaagccagttatcaacaacacccagaaacgcagccggcttctctgggcccgagctcatctaagatggactgatgcaaagtggaaaagtgttctgtggtccgagtccacatttcaaattgtttttggaaattgtggacgctgtgtcctccgggccaaagaggaaaagaaccatccggactgttatggacgcaaagttcaaaagccagcatctgtgatggtatggggctgtgttagtgacaatggcatgagtaacttacacatctgtgaaggcaccattaatgcatacaggttttggagaaacatatcctgccatctaagcaacatctttttcatggacgcccctgcttatttcagcaagacaatgccaaaccacattctgcacgtgttacaacagcgtggcttcgtagtaaaagagtgcgggtactagactggcctgcctgcagtccagacctgtctcccattgaaaatgtgtggcgcattatgaagcgtaaaatacgacaacagagacactgtacactgtacatcaagcaagaatgggaaagaattccacctacaaagcttcaacaattagtgtcctcagtttccaaacgtttattgaatgttgttagaagaaaaggtgatggaacacagtggtaaacatgaccctgtcccagcttttttggaacgtgttgcagccataaaattctacgtgaatgattatttgcaaaaacaataaagtttatcagtttaaacattaaatattttctttgttgtgtatttgattaaatataggttgaacatgatttgcaaataattgtaatctgtttttatttatgtttaagacaacgtaccaacttcattggaattggggttgtatatgcatatacacacacacaataaacatTCTTCCTACATTTGTTTATGTTTGTAAGTTCTGTGGGTTCATACAAAGTGTCCTGTTACTCTTTCTTACCGTTCTCAGTTTCTGAgttgtttttccccaaaaccGGAACACTCATTAAACTGGACCAGATGGGGTGGAAAAAGGAGATTTAGTCACATGTCCCACTATGGTttattcacaaacacacacagctggTAAACACTTGCTGTTTCTGTAACCTGTGACTTTGTTGACAATAGGTGTTCTGTGTTGCGTGTTCTTAAAAAAAGGTTCAACTTCTAATATATACTAAGTTGAAGGTACACTCTACCTTCACAATCCTGCAAAGTTCTTTCATTTCAGTCTAAATCCAAAAAGATTAGTTAATGTTTCGGGAAACCACCTCAGTTTACATTCTCTGACACATTGGTTTGCGAGgaaaatcaaaaatgtttttactggaCACTTAACTCATTGTAAAGGAGAAAAAGCACAAGAATTTCATTATGAGCAATGAATAGCAGTTTTCAACAAATATCATGGGAACATGCATATTATTGTCGATattattaatctaaaacatgaGCACTGGCAATACCACACTCACTTGACAACAGGGTTGGTGTTTATACTACAGATGACCTTCACTGATAGCTGGTAAAAGTTCAATACATCACAGCAAAACGTGACCATTGAGTTTAACAGTTTATATTTTCATCTATGTCAAATCTTCCATTTATACCAAACATGACTCCAAAACTACAGTCACGTGTTTAAGTGTTTTTAAGTGTTTTAAGTGTTtaacgtgtttttgtttttgttttttttgttttttgttgtactaAGCTTTGAACATATTCAACAGTAGTTGAATTTATACTGTTTCTTGTATTATGTGGAGGAGCTTAAACAAAAAGTTGGCATATTAGGCaagattttaaatgaaaactgtCCTTGTTTCAGAAATTTGAGTACTGTGTGCCCCTTGACATTTTCTCCGAGCAGCTCTTCGTCCATATCGCCATCTGATCTAGTTCCATTATTCCATTCCTGAAGAATTCCGAACTGATCCAATTTACTAAAATGCAGAGGTTAACACGCGCATGCATTTTATGGTGATGACATTattacaaaagtcaaaatgtgaaattacacaaggAATATTTGCAGTAAGCTTGTACCTTAGTTTTCCAGGAATGCTACCATTCACATACTGTACCATTTGTTCATTCTGTAATCAATTAGATCACAAGATTATAGACTCACTCTGCCATAGTCCCCAGTTAtctgacatactgtacactgtacATTAACTGCCGAGCATAACTCCAGTTCTCTTTTTCATATCTTGTAATCTATTCTGGATGGAGTTTTCGTCTTCTCCACTGACAACATAGTGTTATCTGTGTCCATTTTCCACTTGCCTTGGAACAATTATACCACGAGTAGCACTTTTCTATTGGCCAAAACAGGTACTACAAGGGACATTTTGTAGAAAAAGGTCAACTGGGGCTCCAAACATGGCAACCTGATACTATATGCTTGACCTAAAGCAATGCTGATCGGTCCTCCATTGAGCTGATTTGTCATAGCCCTGTCATTTATACAAATTTAGGCTTTTTTTGGCTGTGTCCCTTGGTACTGTATTGAAGTGGACATCCAACTTCCAAAATTAAGGCAACCGTACTGGTACTGTACATGAGAGGGAACATTACTTTGTGGGTACTTTGGTTTTCTCCCTCAATGGTAAACTTGCATTAGGTTTTTAATTTCCAGCCAATTCCATTGACCAAAGTATAGAGTCAAGATTCAAAGAGCTGCATTGTGTTGGTCCTCTGCTCTACAGGGATATGTCGAATACAGAGAACAAATGATCTGTGACTCATAAGGTATCCTCTTCATTTCAGAAACTTCACAACCATCATGGATGAGGAGCAGTGCTACTATAATGAGACCATTGCCTTCTTCTACAACCGCAGTGGCAAGTACCTAGCTACTGACTGGAACACGGTGAGTCGCTTGGTGATGGGCCTGGGCATCACAGTCTGCATTTTCATCATGCTCGCCAACCTCCTGGTGATGATTGCCATCTATGTCAACCGGAGATTCCACTTCCCCATCTACTACCTGATGGCTAACTTGGCAGCTGCAGACTTCTTTGCTGGTCTGGCCTATTTCTACTTGATGTTCAACACGGGACCAAACACAAGGCGTCTGACTGTTTCAACATGGCTGCTCCGCCAAGGTTTGATCGACACCAGCCTGACAGCCTCTGTGGCAAACCTCCTGGCTATCGCCATCGAACGCCACATCACAGTGTTCCGCATGCAGCTGCACACACGCATGAGCAACCGCCGTGTGGTGGTGGTAATCGTCATAATCTGGACCATGTCCATCATCATGGGAGCCATTCCAAGTGTGGGCTGGAATTGTATCTGTAGTATTAAATCATGCTCCAATATGGCACCACTTTATAGCAACTCCTACCTGGTCTTCTGGGCTGTTTTTAACCTGGTGACatttgttgtcatggtgacgcTGTATGCCCACATCTTTGTCTATGTGCGCCAAAGGACAATGAGGATGTCACGTCACAGCTCTGGACCACGACGTAACAAAGACACGATGATGTCACTGCTGAAAACTGTGGTGATTGTGTTGGGTAAGCATCTTCCTCCTGTTCATTCTGTCTATCTACAGTATTTGGTTTGTTAGCTAACTCTAAGATGAAATTCGTGGATTCTCTGGAGCGGTCAATGGGTTTTTGACATGAATTAGTGGAGTTTAAAAGATTAGAATTGAGGCACTTTGGGAGAAGCAGTTCTATATTCTGCAGGTGTCAGCAACATGGTGCCTGTGCCACATAAGTAGCACATGGACCTcttttaaaaatagctcaccagtgatgggacattgtgatttccaagGAATGTTGTTGAAATGATCATAagaaaatttaaacattttcagagATTTCTACAGCTAAAGTGTACATAGTTACATAATATATATCCTGTATTTTCCAACTTTGTTaagtcattgtttttaattgtttttaattgattgtgagAAATCAATAATGTGATCAGTCTTCATGTCaatgaatatcattaattaCTGATAATAGcatataattaaaggtaatttgagcatttttaatTTCAGAAATCTGTATCAAACTTGTTAGCCCTTCACTTTAATCAATACCCAATAAGTAGCtctcatttagaaaaaaaatcatgaaataataGGTTATTGGGCAAAtgctaaatgtgttttaattgcTACACTTCATTAATAGTTAGGTCCTTGAATTCTCTACTTAAGGCAATGGTCAAACTCTATAATAGACTTTACTGTGTACATATTCCATACACCTCTATTTGATAAACTCTTACGTCCCAACCTATGTATACAAGACCAGCTTTATATTAAATCAAAGTTATGTATGGCCACATTTCTTTGGTCTGGCAGTGTAAATTAGCAAGGCTACTTTGATGATGCCTGTTTTATCTTTCAGCTGAGCAAAGTGTGAAGTCTGACGAAGTTTTATGTCCAAACATTCCACAGAGATATGTCTCCCACTTTGCAAGCTTCCAGGAGTATTGTTGTGCAATAGTTTTTTTCAGACATTGAGCGTTCCAATTTTTCAAAATTACTTGCCTACATTTCTATGGCAAACACACTGAACTAGCAAACACATTGAACTGACTCAAAACTGAGTTAAAGTG harbors:
- the lpar1 gene encoding lysophosphatidic acid receptor 1 yields the protein MDEEQCYYNETIAFFYNRSGKYLATDWNTVSRLVMGLGITVCIFIMLANLLVMIAIYVNRRFHFPIYYLMANLAAADFFAGLAYFYLMFNTGPNTRRLTVSTWLLRQGLIDTSLTASVANLLAIAIERHITVFRMQLHTRMSNRRVVVVIVIIWTMSIIMGAIPSVGWNCICSIKSCSNMAPLYSNSYLVFWAVFNLVTFVVMVTLYAHIFVYVRQRTMRMSRHSSGPRRNKDTMMSLLKTVVIVLGAFIICWTPGLVILLLDVFCASCNVLTYEKFFLLLAEFNSAMNPIIYSYRDKEMSATFRQILCCQRQENINGTTAEGSDRSASSINHTVLSGGMHHHHNNEHSVV